From a region of the Neobacillus niacini genome:
- a CDS encoding HAD family hydrolase yields MIKAVLFDLDGTLLDRDESVKKFIDHQYDRLHRIVGHIPRENYIKRFIELDQRGYVWKDKVYQRLVEEFQITAMTWEELLQDYLSEFKNHCFPFPNLISTLDKLKSRDIRLGMITNGRGQFQLDNIKALGIEKYFDTILISEWEGIKKPDPEIFKRALNQLNVSAQQSIFVGDHPENDVKAAQNVGMKGVWKKDPQWESIEADYIVDDLAELLLFLNKEN; encoded by the coding sequence ATGATAAAAGCAGTATTATTCGATTTAGATGGAACGTTATTAGACCGGGATGAATCGGTAAAAAAGTTCATTGACCACCAATATGACAGGCTGCATAGAATCGTAGGACATATTCCGCGAGAGAACTATATAAAGAGATTTATAGAATTGGATCAACGCGGATATGTTTGGAAGGATAAGGTGTATCAGCGGTTGGTGGAGGAGTTTCAAATAACGGCGATGACATGGGAAGAACTGCTTCAAGACTACCTCTCAGAATTCAAAAATCACTGCTTTCCATTCCCGAATCTCATTTCCACACTGGATAAATTAAAAAGCCGCGACATCAGATTAGGCATGATTACAAATGGAAGAGGACAGTTCCAGCTCGATAATATTAAGGCATTAGGAATTGAAAAGTATTTTGACACTATCTTAATATCAGAATGGGAAGGAATTAAGAAACCAGACCCCGAAATTTTTAAAAGAGCCCTGAATCAGCTCAACGTTTCAGCTCAGCAGAGTATTTTTGTCGGGGACCACCCTGAGAATGATGTGAAAGCGGCTCAGAATGTTGGAATGAAAGGGGTTTGGAAGAAAGACCCTCAATGGGAGTCGATTGAAGCGGATTACATAGTGGATGATCTAGCCGAATTACTTTTATTTTTAAATAAGGAGAACTAA
- a CDS encoding metallophosphoesterase translates to MNYLVIGDVHGCYYTFKNLITKHWNKENEVLIQLARQLKADFPEQAIFLKGNHEFEIIDHVLNQPNHNWLRQCGEETLRQYEAEKRDCKDDVSWMKELPLFFENEHLFVSHAGIAEQATNPFKEDDGYSVLWNRSPLKNIGKLQIIGHTPCEEPKYDEHSHSWNIDTGAAYTGFLTGVKIQPNGEVIEFIREKTDSRDK, encoded by the coding sequence ATGAATTATTTGGTCATCGGTGATGTTCACGGTTGCTATTATACGTTTAAGAATCTGATTACGAAGCATTGGAACAAGGAGAATGAAGTGCTGATTCAGCTGGCAAGGCAATTAAAAGCGGACTTTCCCGAGCAAGCTATCTTTTTAAAAGGAAATCATGAGTTTGAAATCATTGATCATGTACTAAATCAGCCCAACCACAATTGGCTTCGGCAATGTGGGGAGGAAACGCTGCGGCAGTATGAGGCCGAGAAGCGAGATTGCAAGGATGATGTGAGTTGGATGAAGGAGCTGCCGCTATTTTTCGAAAATGAGCACTTGTTTGTAAGCCATGCCGGAATCGCGGAGCAAGCGACGAATCCGTTTAAGGAGGACGATGGATACAGTGTCCTTTGGAATCGAAGTCCCTTGAAGAACATTGGTAAACTGCAGATTATTGGTCACACGCCGTGTGAGGAGCCTAAGTATGATGAACATAGTCATTCTTGGAATATTGATACGGGTGCAGCCTACACAGGTTTTCTCACGGGTGTAAAAATCCAACCGAATGGCGAGGTAATTGAATTCATCCGGGAAAAAACAGATAGCAGAGATAAATAG
- a CDS encoding VOC family protein, whose protein sequence is MNSPIHNQIGTVFIPVKDIERARDWYCDLLGIEAAGEIQFGHLYVIPMEGTEIVLDSKIYSENNVFQTPVFHFNTLNIEEAFTFMKNKGVNVVTDVQHGHYFNFKDPDGNLLMICKC, encoded by the coding sequence ATGAATAGTCCTATCCATAATCAAATCGGGACAGTTTTTATTCCAGTAAAAGACATAGAGAGAGCAAGAGATTGGTATTGTGATCTATTAGGTATCGAAGCAGCGGGTGAAATCCAGTTTGGCCATCTTTATGTCATTCCCATGGAAGGTACGGAGATTGTTTTAGATAGCAAAATCTATTCCGAAAATAATGTATTTCAAACACCGGTGTTCCATTTCAATACCTTAAACATTGAAGAAGCTTTTACGTTTATGAAAAATAAAGGTGTTAACGTTGTAACGGACGTTCAACATGGGCATTATTTTAATTTCAAAGACCCGGATGGAAATCTTTTAATGATTTGTAAATGTTAG
- a CDS encoding alpha/beta hydrolase, with protein sequence MTIKIAYGKHPSQFGELRRPEAPGNCPVVVSIHGGFWQSKYSLEENEPLAEDLARRGYATWNIEYRRIGEEGGAWPGTFHDVVSAVNHLDQLKDTYQLDLSKLVVIGHSAGGHLALLLGSFLNVKDSPLVVPLKGIISLAGVTDLDQMLQIHKERGMSSPVTAFLGDSMEELPIASPIELLPLNVEQVLIHGELDRHVPVSLSQEYHRRARELGDSVRLIRLPEAEHFMVVDPTSSVWKAVTDSVEGLI encoded by the coding sequence ATGACAATTAAAATAGCATATGGGAAGCATCCATCACAATTTGGTGAATTGCGTAGACCCGAGGCGCCCGGAAACTGTCCTGTGGTGGTGAGTATTCACGGCGGTTTTTGGCAGTCGAAATATAGTCTTGAGGAAAACGAACCATTAGCTGAAGATTTGGCGCGGCGCGGTTATGCAACGTGGAATATTGAGTACCGCCGGATCGGTGAGGAAGGCGGGGCGTGGCCGGGTACTTTCCATGATGTAGTCAGTGCGGTTAATCACCTAGACCAGCTGAAGGACACTTATCAGCTTGACCTTTCAAAATTGGTGGTCATCGGGCATTCAGCCGGCGGTCACTTGGCACTTTTGTTGGGATCATTTTTGAATGTAAAGGACAGCCCATTGGTCGTTCCACTAAAAGGAATTATCAGCCTCGCTGGGGTTACAGACCTTGACCAAATGCTGCAGATACATAAGGAAAGAGGGATGTCCAGTCCCGTTACAGCGTTTCTAGGCGACTCAATGGAAGAATTACCAATTGCGTCCCCAATCGAATTGCTGCCCTTGAATGTGGAGCAAGTTTTAATTCATGGTGAGTTAGACCGTCATGTTCCGGTCTCTTTGAGTCAGGAATATCATCGGAGGGCAAGGGAGCTGGGGGATAGCGTCCGATTAATCAGACTCCCGGAAGCAGAGCATTTTATGGTTGTGGACCCAACTTCCTCAGTATGGAAAGCGGTGACAGATTCAGTGGAGGGATTGATATGA
- a CDS encoding tetratricopeptide repeat protein produces MQKDVIKAIELRHVGKAVESNESLLKVVQEFPTDPYVNYQCAWSFDLLGKETEAIPFYEKSIDMGLSGKDLEGAILGLGSSYRTIGEYAKSKNVFQKGLDLFPSNRALKVFYSMTLYNLKEHNTAMEILLTSLIETTSDEDILHYKRAIQFYSDKLDKTWK; encoded by the coding sequence ATGCAAAAAGATGTGATAAAAGCGATTGAACTACGACATGTAGGGAAAGCCGTGGAGTCAAACGAATCACTTTTAAAAGTAGTACAGGAGTTTCCAACAGACCCCTATGTGAACTACCAATGTGCCTGGAGCTTTGATTTATTAGGGAAGGAAACCGAAGCCATACCCTTTTATGAAAAATCGATTGACATGGGGCTGTCTGGAAAGGATTTAGAGGGAGCCATACTTGGTTTAGGAAGTTCCTACCGTACCATAGGAGAATATGCAAAGTCGAAAAACGTTTTTCAAAAGGGTCTGGATTTATTTCCGAGCAATCGGGCTTTAAAGGTATTCTATTCAATGACACTTTATAATTTAAAAGAGCATAATACTGCCATGGAGATTCTGCTTACCAGTTTGATTGAAACGACATCGGATGAGGATATCCTCCATTATAAAAGGGCGATTCAATTCTATTCGGATAAATTGGATAAAACTTGGAAGTAG
- a CDS encoding beta-glucoside-specific PTS transporter subunit IIABC, which yields MDYKQLGKDILKLVGGKENVAMITHCATRLRFEFYDSSKVEVAKIEKLQGVISVVNKGGQFQVIVGNEVQQAFRTIKNEMGEHPRSANANTAKEEKKSVISRLISVISTTFAPFIPAIIGAGMIKAVLAVLVLTGVLTNESQTFFILNTVADAAFFFMPVLLAYGASIKFGTNPVLSMTIAGVLLHPNWSSVLASEEALFFMGIPVRLTDYAGSVLPIIITVWIMSYIERFAERVSPSIIKFFLKPMLILIITAPLALIVIGPIGTYLNDLVALGAEGINNRASWLIPMLMGGLQPFLIITGTAWAMTPIATTQLSNNGEEMINGPGMLASNIAQGAATLAVAMKTKNKELKQLASSSGFTALIGITEPSLYGVTLKLKKPLIAAMIGGACGGIYAGLSGLVRYAFVSPGLAAIPAFIGENPMNIVHALITIAIAFVVTFATTWILGFEDPVEETQTHAKKGTTNQAEVIASPLSGKVIPLNTVKDHVFANELIGKGIAILPDQNEVRAPFAGEVVTMMESKHAVGLRSDNGIELLIHVGIDTVSLKGEYFETHVKQGDRVEQGDALVTFDRQSIQAKGYETVTPIIITNHDKFNELDPVKEKHISLGEPLMHITKLEA from the coding sequence TTGGATTATAAACAGCTAGGCAAAGACATATTGAAACTTGTAGGTGGAAAAGAAAATGTAGCGATGATAACCCATTGTGCGACCCGACTTCGATTTGAATTCTATGACTCTTCTAAAGTCGAAGTTGCTAAAATCGAAAAGTTACAGGGCGTCATCTCAGTCGTCAATAAAGGCGGTCAATTCCAAGTTATCGTGGGAAATGAGGTCCAACAAGCCTTCCGTACCATCAAAAATGAAATGGGCGAGCACCCGAGGAGTGCAAATGCTAATACTGCCAAAGAAGAAAAAAAGAGCGTCATTTCTCGTTTAATCAGCGTCATTTCTACCACATTCGCACCATTTATCCCTGCCATTATTGGTGCCGGGATGATCAAAGCCGTGCTGGCAGTGCTTGTGTTAACAGGCGTATTAACCAATGAAAGCCAAACTTTCTTTATCTTAAACACTGTCGCGGATGCAGCATTCTTCTTTATGCCTGTACTACTTGCATACGGAGCATCAATTAAGTTCGGAACCAACCCGGTGTTATCCATGACTATCGCCGGCGTGTTACTACACCCGAACTGGTCGTCGGTTTTAGCCTCTGAAGAAGCTCTTTTCTTTATGGGCATACCAGTACGCTTAACTGATTATGCTGGTTCTGTTTTACCGATAATTATTACCGTATGGATTATGTCTTACATTGAACGCTTTGCTGAACGTGTTTCACCATCGATCATTAAGTTTTTTTTGAAACCAATGTTAATCCTAATCATTACCGCTCCTCTTGCGTTAATCGTCATTGGACCAATTGGCACATACTTAAATGATCTTGTTGCTCTTGGCGCAGAAGGCATTAACAACCGTGCAAGCTGGTTAATCCCAATGCTAATGGGTGGACTACAGCCGTTCCTAATTATTACCGGAACTGCTTGGGCAATGACTCCTATTGCTACAACGCAGCTATCCAATAATGGAGAAGAAATGATCAATGGCCCAGGAATGCTTGCATCCAACATTGCACAAGGTGCCGCTACGCTTGCGGTTGCGATGAAAACAAAAAACAAAGAGCTAAAACAATTAGCTAGTTCTTCTGGTTTCACTGCCTTAATTGGGATTACAGAGCCATCGCTTTACGGAGTTACGCTTAAACTAAAGAAACCATTAATCGCAGCGATGATTGGCGGGGCATGTGGGGGAATTTATGCCGGTCTTTCTGGTCTTGTCCGCTACGCATTCGTTTCACCAGGACTTGCGGCTATCCCTGCCTTTATCGGGGAGAATCCAATGAATATCGTACACGCACTTATTACCATTGCGATTGCATTTGTCGTCACATTTGCCACAACCTGGATTTTAGGTTTTGAGGACCCGGTAGAAGAAACACAAACACATGCAAAAAAGGGAACAACGAATCAAGCAGAGGTGATCGCTAGCCCGCTATCAGGAAAAGTCATTCCGCTTAACACTGTAAAAGATCATGTCTTTGCAAATGAACTGATTGGAAAAGGGATTGCGATTTTACCAGATCAAAATGAAGTGAGAGCACCGTTTGCCGGTGAGGTCGTAACAATGATGGAATCTAAGCACGCCGTTGGTCTTCGAAGCGACAATGGTATTGAATTACTAATCCATGTGGGGATTGACACCGTCAGTCTAAAAGGGGAATACTTTGAGACGCACGTAAAACAAGGAGACCGCGTAGAACAAGGTGATGCGCTTGTCACATTCGATCGTCAATCCATTCAAGCAAAGGGATATGAAACAGTCACACCGATCATCATCACTAACCATGACAAATTTAACGAATTGGATCCAGTTAAAGAAAAACACATTTCTTTAGGCGAACCACTGATGCATATTACGAAACTGGAGGCATAA
- a CDS encoding glycoside hydrolase family 1 protein — protein MHYTKLKPFPKDFLWGASTSAYQVEGAWDEDGKGKSVIDMMEHPEGTAGFTVASDHYHHYKEDIKLFHELGLKAYRFSIAWTRILPEGTGTVNEKGLAHYERVIDELLRYGIEPIVTLYHFDLPYALEEKGGWNNRETIDAFVNYARILFERFGGKVTHWLTINEQNTLILHPGAVGIPKGGSLPSKKELYQQNHHMLVAQGKAMSLCHELCPQAKIGPALNMTSMYQATSKPEDAIAAHNWEVLRGWSFLDLAVHGRYNRLLWSYLEERCWIPAIEEGDLLAIQQGQPDFIAINYYSTATIAESTGDASDVSPRAGDQQIMLGEPGVYRPEENPYVDKTKYGWVIDSVGLRLTLRKVYERYQLPIIITENGIGAPDEFTEDGAVHDDYRIDFIQAHLEQIQWALSDGVEVFGYCPWAAMDVVSTHQGYAKRYGFIYVNRGEFDLKDMSRIKKDSFYWYQRVIASNGNEGLSQRT, from the coding sequence ATGCATTACACAAAACTGAAGCCATTCCCAAAGGATTTTCTTTGGGGGGCTTCCACATCTGCTTATCAAGTTGAAGGCGCTTGGGATGAAGACGGCAAAGGAAAATCAGTCATTGATATGATGGAGCATCCAGAAGGAACCGCCGGCTTCACCGTAGCGAGTGACCACTACCATCACTACAAAGAAGATATCAAGCTGTTCCATGAACTTGGACTAAAGGCATACCGTTTTTCTATTGCGTGGACGCGCATTTTACCAGAAGGCACCGGTACCGTTAATGAAAAAGGTCTCGCCCACTACGAGCGTGTTATCGACGAATTGCTTCGTTACGGAATCGAACCCATCGTCACGCTGTACCATTTTGACCTTCCATACGCACTTGAAGAAAAAGGCGGATGGAACAACCGCGAGACGATTGATGCCTTCGTGAACTATGCCCGCATTTTATTTGAACGCTTTGGCGGCAAAGTCACGCACTGGCTTACGATTAATGAACAAAACACGCTCATTTTACATCCTGGCGCTGTCGGTATTCCGAAAGGCGGATCGTTGCCTTCCAAAAAAGAGCTCTATCAGCAAAACCACCATATGCTTGTTGCCCAAGGAAAAGCGATGTCACTCTGCCATGAACTCTGTCCACAAGCAAAAATTGGACCAGCACTAAACATGACATCCATGTACCAAGCAACCAGCAAACCGGAAGACGCAATTGCTGCTCACAACTGGGAAGTGCTCCGCGGCTGGAGTTTTCTCGATCTTGCTGTACACGGACGGTACAACCGGTTATTATGGAGTTACTTAGAAGAGCGGTGCTGGATACCAGCGATTGAAGAAGGCGATTTGCTTGCAATCCAACAAGGGCAGCCTGATTTTATTGCTATCAATTATTATTCAACTGCAACGATTGCAGAGAGTACCGGAGACGCAAGTGATGTAAGCCCTCGAGCTGGTGACCAGCAAATTATGCTAGGCGAACCCGGCGTCTATCGACCAGAGGAAAATCCATACGTCGATAAAACAAAATACGGCTGGGTCATCGATTCGGTTGGCTTACGCCTCACCCTGAGAAAAGTATACGAACGGTACCAGCTGCCGATCATCATTACCGAAAACGGCATCGGTGCACCCGATGAATTCACAGAAGATGGCGCTGTTCACGACGATTACCGAATCGACTTTATTCAAGCACATCTTGAACAAATTCAATGGGCTCTTTCTGACGGCGTTGAAGTGTTCGGTTACTGCCCATGGGCTGCGATGGACGTTGTCAGCACGCATCAAGGCTACGCCAAACGATACGGATTCATTTACGTAAATCGAGGAGAATTTGACTTAAAAGACATGAGCCGAATCAAAAAAGACAGTTTTTACTGGTATCAACGTGTCATTGCATCCAACGGAAATGAAGGACTAAGCCAGCGCACGTAA